GTCGCCGCCTCAGCGGTCGGGAGGGACCCCGGGCCCTTCCAGCCGGATGCACCGGGCCAGGCACACGCTGCCGGCGCAGGCCGGCTCAAGGCCCGCGTCCAGCCGGTGGTGGCACAGGTTGCACTTGACGGCCACGTTCCGGTGGGGGTCGAAGTCCACCGCCTCGTAGGGGCAGGCCTCCTCGCAGGCCCGACACCCGGTGCAGCGCTCCTCGTCCAGGACCACGACCCCGTCGGACCGCTGCGCGATCGCGCCCTCCGGGCAGGCCGCCGCGCACGCCGGGTCGTCGCAGTGGAGGCAGCGCGCCACCGTGAACCGGAACTCCCACCGGTCGCCGACCCGACGGGGGCCCTCCTCGAGCACCCGGATTCGCTTCACCCCGAACGGGGCCGGGTTCTCCTGTTTGCACGCGGCCTCGCACGCCTTGCAGCCCCAGCATCGCTCCTGGTCCACCGCCAGCCGAAACCGGTTCACGGCCGCCCTCCTTCCTCCGCCCGGGCCGGGGCGATGCGGCACAGCAGGGTGCGCACGGGCGTGGCCCCCATGGCGGGGTCGCAGGCCTCGTAGTCGTTGTCGGTGAGCCGGTTCACGTTGGCCTCGGCCCACCCGTGGTCGGGCTCGGGCCGCTCCGGGAACCACCACCCGTGCTGGGCCGCCACCACGTCCGGGGGCACCGCCTCGGTGAGCTTGGCCCGCTGCCGGCACCGGCCCCGGGGGGACTCGATCACCACCCAGTCCCCCTCCCGGATCCCCTCCCTGGCGGCGGTGTCGGGGTGGATCTCCACCTGGGGGTGAGGGTGAAGTTCCCTCATGCCGGGCAGTTGCCGGTTCTCGGTGTGGAAGAACCCCGGCAGCCGGGCCCCGGTGATCAGCACGTAGGGGTACTCCCGGGCCCGGTCCGGCGCGCTCACCGGGCTCTCTGGCGGCTCCCGGTACCGGGGCAGGGGGTCGTAGCCCCACTTCTCGAGCAGGGTGGAGTAGAGCTCGAACTTCCGGGTGGGGGTGGAGAACCCGCCGCTCCGGTACTTGCGGTAGCGCACCTCCCCGCGAACGTGCCCCATGCGCAGGAACTCCTGGAACGTCACGCCCATGGGCTCCAGGATGTGGTCCAAGGC
This is a stretch of genomic DNA from Deferrisoma camini S3R1. It encodes these proteins:
- a CDS encoding 4Fe-4S dicluster domain-containing protein is translated as MNRFRLAVDQERCWGCKACEAACKQENPAPFGVKRIRVLEEGPRRVGDRWEFRFTVARCLHCDDPACAAACPEGAIAQRSDGVVVLDEERCTGCRACEEACPYEAVDFDPHRNVAVKCNLCHHRLDAGLEPACAGSVCLARCIRLEGPGVPPDR